In a single window of the Flavivirga spongiicola genome:
- a CDS encoding GNAT family N-acetyltransferase encodes MIRKLNHKKEQVSKDIYHVFQASYKIEAKLLQVKFQDFPPLKRTVNEFQDSTTNFYGFWKASKLAAVIEIDKVNNITDICSLVVHPLFFRQGIAKKLLEFAVELYNSEIIIVETGLANKPAIILYEKFGFVLQGKYMTSIGIEKVKFSFHKTH; translated from the coding sequence ATGATAAGAAAGCTTAATCATAAGAAAGAACAAGTATCTAAAGATATATATCATGTTTTTCAAGCATCTTATAAAATTGAAGCAAAATTACTTCAAGTTAAATTTCAAGATTTTCCACCTTTAAAAAGAACAGTAAATGAGTTTCAGGACAGTACCACAAATTTTTATGGTTTTTGGAAAGCATCAAAATTAGCAGCTGTTATTGAAATTGATAAGGTAAATAATATAACAGATATCTGTAGTCTTGTTGTTCACCCTTTATTTTTCAGGCAAGGCATCGCCAAAAAACTTTTAGAGTTTGCGGTAGAATTGTATAATTCAGAAATAATTATTGTTGAAACAGGGTTGGCAAATAAACCGGCAATTATTTTGTATGAGAAGTTTGGCTTTGTGTTGCAAGGAAAATATATGACCTCAATAGGTATTGAAAAAGTAAAATTCTCATTTCATAAAACGCATTGA
- a CDS encoding GNAT family N-acetyltransferase — MVIEKTNQLNTFQKKEILKIWNHEYPNSLVHKTIKDFEAYLDGLGNLEHFVIKLDHQISGWLSTYIKDSKKWFVIIIKSEHQRKGIASQLIEMVTQHTTELYGWVIDTDNYVKQNGEKYKSPIKFYKKLGFKVTNDRLENKKISAVKIKWEVSV, encoded by the coding sequence ATGGTTATTGAAAAAACAAACCAACTAAATACTTTTCAAAAGAAGGAAATTTTAAAAATTTGGAATCATGAGTATCCTAACTCTTTGGTCCACAAAACAATTAAAGACTTCGAAGCTTATTTAGATGGATTAGGTAACCTCGAGCATTTTGTAATTAAATTAGATCATCAAATTTCTGGTTGGTTGTCAACGTATATAAAAGATTCGAAAAAATGGTTTGTTATAATAATTAAGTCTGAGCATCAACGAAAAGGAATAGCTAGTCAATTAATTGAAATGGTAACACAACATACAACTGAACTCTATGGTTGGGTTATTGATACGGATAATTATGTTAAACAAAACGGTGAAAAATACAAATCACCTATTAAATTTTATAAAAAGTTAGGGTTTAAAGTAACTAATGACCGATTAGAAAACAAAAAAATATCTGCTGTAAAAATCAAATGGGAAGTTTCTGTTTAA